The following coding sequences lie in one Arachis ipaensis cultivar K30076 chromosome B03, Araip1.1, whole genome shotgun sequence genomic window:
- the LOC107633481 gene encoding tubulin-folding cofactor A-like — MDSSSGIESNGRVPLSAVVADCVKRWFRDTLKEAKAGDININQVSTLLVSCEKEVERKTAKTADMKEKGADPYDLKQQENVLAESRMMIPDCHKCLEAALADLKGALAELEESNEKEGSEIDDARNTIVEVEKVVGTTEA, encoded by the exons ATGGATAGTAGTAGTGGAATTGAGAGCAATGGGCGTGTGCCACTTTCAGCGGTTGTTGCAGATTGTGTGAAACGGTGGTTTAGAGACACTCTGAAAGAAGCTAAAGCTGGGGACATAAACAT CAATCAAGTATCTACTCTATTAGTATCTTGTGAGAAGGAAGTTGAGAGAAAAACTGCAAAAACTGCTGACATGAAGGAGAAGGGTGCTGACCCTTATGATCTCAAGCAACAG GAAAATGTGCTGGCTGAGTCTAGGATGATGATTCCTGATTGCCACAAGTGCCTTGAGGCCGCACTCGCGGATTTAAAAGGAGCATTG GCTGAGCTAGAGGAATCAAATGAGAAGGAAGGTTCTGAAATCGATGATGCTCGAAACACCATTGTTGAAGTTGAGAAAGTAGTTGGAACTACTGAAGCTTAG